One genomic window of Cupriavidus oxalaticus includes the following:
- a CDS encoding BTAD domain-containing putative transcriptional regulator, producing MTRARLDLFGGFQLSSADGTPIPLTARKARAVLAYLALAHGRAQPRDKLAALCWAESNAEQARSSLRQALSAARRALDEAGTQGQHVLMAEGDCVMLGEISVDVCEFEQCAREATPSSLARAADLYRGDLLEGFHAAAPAFDHWLAIERERLRGVALGALAKLLGHHEQAGATDLAIASATRLLALDPLQEGVHRALIRLYERQGRQALALKQYRLCRAALQRELGVSPEPETDALYQAILRARREPAPGSLGGDDGGGQIAGPDAISPAATLTPEPQLRHAVVLVASLQEGAGGPLEPEQLHQALSCWRQQARALAGACGGHITDEIGTRLTIVFGVPVAHGNDAERALHTAGALHAALARVAGVAGAAESRLQARVGLASGQVLAAYGDSDMTLTGGPVGVALQAMEAAEAGGTMVSNRVYQALPGRLVADCVARAVLPGVAEPIPLWCVRRFLGVEQAPAEHAFVGRHAELAQLAGVADSCLRSGHGRVVLIRGEAGIGKSRLAGRFVALARERGLEAHRILVLDFGAGSGGDPMRMLAHRLTGAAPGPDVKGSNVAAIEGTLAAWQLAEQELMFVRDMLELPQSPEHAAALAAMDPASRQRGAQRLMVTLATRRSAARALLIVVEDVHWAERTVLDCLAQLAAATRGHALVLVLTVRPEHDPIDAAWRATSQGAPLTTIDLGPLDDAEAHELAACYRQVDPAVAASCIRRAEGNPLFLDQLLRGVEAGAEAGTEELPGTLQSIVLARLDRFSSADRQALQAAAVLGQRFSPAALRHLLQDPAYACERLVMAAMTRPEGEDYLFMHALIHEAVYASLLKSRRQNLHRRAAAWYEGRDPALMAEHLDAAGDPGAPEAYAAAARHEAAHFRGERALRLVERAQRLPSDDDCRQALACLHGELALDLGLAAQSLQAFRQAQPLASVPAQQARAWQGTAAALRLLDRHEEALSALREAEQAAAKLGQSERLAEIESLRGNLYFPMGDMDRCLAAHQRALGHARAAGSVLGEARALGGLGDAYYQQGRMITAHPHFVRCVELARTHGFVRIECANLPMVGAVELFLNQLDAARAHCEEGLRLAQRIGDARSEMLAYDVMTSTAQLAGDWPHAEAHARLALALTRRLGARRFEAEVLARLGLALGALGQMQEAEALLDEALQLSHASGLRYSGPTVLGFLARTTRDPGRQLHALRQAEAILAQGCVSHCHVDLLEAAIDVSVSLRHWQEADRYLAALQDYMRPEPFPWGDFLIRRGRALVSAGQEKEGSGTPALRENLRQLRDEAHAAGLHASVEAIDAALKRLAAGRG from the coding sequence ATGACCCGCGCCCGTCTAGACCTGTTCGGCGGTTTCCAGCTCAGCTCCGCCGACGGCACGCCGATTCCGCTGACGGCGCGCAAGGCGCGCGCCGTGCTGGCCTACCTCGCACTGGCCCATGGCCGGGCCCAGCCGCGCGACAAGCTTGCCGCGCTGTGCTGGGCGGAAAGCAATGCAGAGCAGGCGCGCAGCAGCCTGCGACAGGCGCTGAGCGCGGCACGCCGCGCGCTCGACGAGGCGGGCACGCAGGGCCAGCACGTGCTCATGGCGGAAGGCGACTGCGTGATGCTGGGCGAGATTTCGGTCGACGTGTGCGAGTTCGAGCAGTGTGCCCGTGAAGCCACGCCGTCCTCTCTGGCACGGGCGGCGGACCTGTACCGTGGCGACTTGCTGGAAGGCTTTCATGCCGCGGCGCCGGCCTTCGACCACTGGCTGGCGATCGAGCGCGAGCGCCTGCGCGGCGTGGCGCTGGGCGCCCTGGCGAAGTTGCTTGGGCACCACGAACAGGCCGGCGCGACAGACCTTGCGATTGCCAGTGCCACGCGCCTGCTCGCGCTCGACCCGCTGCAGGAAGGCGTGCACCGGGCGCTGATCCGGCTCTATGAACGGCAGGGCAGGCAGGCCCTGGCACTCAAGCAATACCGGCTGTGCCGGGCAGCGTTGCAACGCGAGCTCGGTGTGTCGCCGGAGCCCGAGACCGATGCGCTGTACCAGGCCATCCTGCGCGCGCGGCGCGAGCCGGCGCCAGGCAGCCTGGGCGGTGACGACGGCGGCGGGCAAATTGCGGGACCGGATGCGATTTCACCCGCGGCCACGCTGACACCCGAGCCGCAACTGCGCCACGCGGTGGTACTGGTGGCAAGCCTGCAGGAGGGCGCCGGCGGCCCGCTGGAGCCCGAGCAACTGCACCAGGCGCTGAGCTGCTGGCGCCAGCAGGCCCGCGCCCTGGCGGGCGCCTGTGGCGGACACATTACCGATGAGATCGGCACCCGGCTGACCATCGTGTTCGGGGTCCCGGTGGCGCACGGCAACGACGCCGAGCGCGCGCTGCACACCGCCGGGGCGCTGCATGCAGCGTTGGCGCGAGTTGCCGGGGTGGCCGGGGCCGCCGAATCGCGGCTGCAGGCCCGCGTCGGCCTGGCAAGCGGGCAGGTGCTGGCGGCCTATGGCGACAGCGACATGACGCTGACCGGCGGCCCGGTCGGCGTGGCCCTGCAGGCAATGGAGGCCGCCGAGGCTGGCGGCACGATGGTGTCCAACCGGGTCTACCAGGCGCTGCCCGGGCGCCTGGTAGCCGATTGCGTGGCCCGCGCCGTGCTGCCCGGCGTAGCCGAGCCGATCCCGCTGTGGTGCGTGCGGCGTTTCCTTGGCGTGGAGCAGGCGCCGGCCGAGCATGCCTTCGTCGGCAGGCACGCGGAACTGGCGCAGCTGGCCGGGGTGGCCGACAGCTGCCTGCGCTCGGGCCATGGCCGCGTCGTACTGATCCGCGGCGAGGCCGGCATCGGCAAGAGCCGGCTGGCCGGGCGCTTTGTCGCGCTGGCGCGCGAACGCGGCCTGGAGGCGCACCGGATCCTGGTGCTCGACTTCGGCGCGGGCAGCGGCGGCGATCCCATGCGCATGCTCGCGCACAGACTGACGGGCGCCGCGCCGGGTCCCGACGTGAAAGGCAGTAACGTGGCTGCCATCGAAGGCACGCTCGCCGCCTGGCAACTTGCCGAGCAAGAGCTGATGTTCGTGCGCGACATGCTGGAGCTGCCGCAGTCCCCCGAGCACGCCGCCGCGCTGGCCGCGATGGATCCCGCCAGCAGGCAGCGCGGCGCGCAGCGGCTGATGGTGACGCTGGCCACCCGCCGCAGCGCCGCGCGAGCGCTGCTGATCGTGGTCGAAGACGTGCACTGGGCCGAGCGCACGGTGCTCGATTGCCTGGCGCAGCTGGCGGCCGCAACGCGCGGCCATGCGCTGGTCCTGGTGCTGACCGTGCGCCCCGAGCACGACCCGATCGATGCGGCCTGGCGCGCGACCAGCCAGGGCGCGCCGCTGACCACCATCGACCTCGGCCCGCTCGACGATGCCGAAGCGCACGAACTGGCCGCCTGCTACCGGCAGGTCGATCCGGCAGTCGCCGCTTCCTGCATCCGCCGGGCCGAAGGGAATCCGCTGTTCCTCGACCAACTGCTGCGCGGCGTCGAGGCGGGCGCGGAAGCTGGCACGGAAGAGCTGCCCGGGACGCTGCAGAGCATCGTGCTGGCGCGGCTGGACCGATTCTCCAGCGCCGACCGGCAGGCGCTGCAGGCCGCTGCCGTGCTGGGCCAGCGCTTCAGCCCCGCCGCGCTGCGGCACCTGCTCCAGGATCCCGCCTATGCGTGCGAGCGCCTGGTCATGGCCGCCATGACACGGCCGGAAGGCGAGGACTACCTGTTCATGCACGCGCTGATCCATGAGGCAGTCTACGCATCGCTGCTCAAGTCGCGCCGCCAGAACCTGCACCGGCGCGCGGCCGCCTGGTACGAGGGCAGGGACCCCGCACTGATGGCCGAGCACCTGGATGCCGCGGGCGATCCCGGCGCGCCCGAGGCCTATGCCGCCGCGGCACGGCATGAGGCGGCGCACTTCCGCGGCGAGCGCGCGCTGCGCCTGGTCGAGCGCGCGCAGCGGCTGCCCAGCGACGATGACTGCAGGCAGGCGCTTGCCTGCCTGCACGGCGAGCTGGCGCTGGACCTGGGTCTGGCCGCGCAATCCCTGCAGGCGTTCCGGCAGGCCCAGCCACTTGCCAGCGTGCCGGCGCAGCAGGCCCGGGCATGGCAGGGCACGGCGGCTGCCTTGCGCCTGCTCGACCGCCATGAAGAGGCCCTGTCAGCGCTGCGCGAGGCCGAACAGGCCGCCGCCAAGCTGGGCCAGTCGGAGCGGCTGGCCGAGATCGAATCGCTGCGCGGCAACCTGTATTTCCCGATGGGAGACATGGACCGGTGCCTGGCCGCCCACCAGCGCGCCCTCGGCCATGCGCGCGCGGCCGGATCGGTGCTGGGCGAAGCGCGTGCGCTGGGCGGCCTCGGCGATGCCTACTACCAGCAAGGCCGCATGATTACCGCCCATCCGCATTTTGTCCGTTGCGTCGAGCTGGCGCGAACGCACGGCTTTGTCCGCATCGAATGTGCCAACCTGCCGATGGTGGGCGCGGTGGAGCTGTTCCTCAACCAGCTCGATGCGGCGCGGGCCCATTGCGAGGAAGGGCTGCGCCTGGCGCAGCGCATCGGCGATGCGCGCAGCGAGATGCTGGCCTACGACGTGATGACCTCGACCGCGCAGCTGGCCGGCGACTGGCCGCACGCCGAAGCGCACGCGCGGCTGGCCCTGGCGCTGACGCGCCGGCTGGGCGCGCGGCGCTTCGAGGCCGAGGTGTTGGCGCGGCTTGGCCTGGCGCTCGGCGCGCTTGGCCAGATGCAGGAAGCCGAGGCATTGCTCGACGAGGCGCTGCAACTGAGCCACGCCAGCGGGCTGCGCTACTCCGGCCCTACCGTGCTGGGGTTCCTGGCACGCACCACGCGCGATCCCGGCCGGCAGCTCCACGCCTTGCGGCAGGCCGAGGCGATCCTGGCGCAGGGCTGCGTGAGCCATTGCCACGTCGACCTGCTGGAAGCCGCGATCGACGTTTCCGTGTCGTTGCGGCACTGGCAGGAAGCGGATCGCTACCTCGCGGCGCTACAGGATTACATGCGGCCCGAGCCGTTTCCGTGGGGCGACTTCCTGATCCGCAGGGGCCGCGCGCTGGTCAGCGCCGGACAGGAAAAAGAAGGTAGCGGCACCCCGGCGCTTCGCGAAAACCTGCGCCAGCTCAGGGATGAAGCACATGCGGCCGGCCTGCACGCGTCCGTGGAGGCCATCGATGCCGCGCTGAAACGGCTGGCGGCAGGGCGCGGTTAG
- a CDS encoding ISNCY family transposase, with protein MSMRELDRCRVIQAVVEDGLMVWRAAERLGISKRQVERLMHQYRQDGPQGLVSRKWGQPGHNQLPPGLESRARGLIRDSYADFGPTLACEKLRERHGIEISPACVRRIMIDAGFWVPRKLRPPKVHQPRNRRACLGELVQIDGSDHAWFEDRAPACTLLVYVDDATGRLMQLRFVPTESTQAYFTGTRAYVERHGKPMAFYSDKAGIFRVNAKDSAEGRGYTQFGRALFELNIDILCANSSPAKGRVERMNGTLQDRLVKELRLRGISSMDAANAFAPHFMADFNARFAKVPKRDFDAHRPLRGDEDLARIFSWREWRKVSRSLTLQYDKVMYLLEDRPEHRRLIHRYVEVAEYPDGRIELWADGAALPYTTYDRLGEIDQGAIVEHKRLGHVLAVTAQVQAQRDSRQQAGPSRTLVGEPPRRQRPSPSTKRQRLINRLDLERALAAAPLQRNADLLTLPMVNPPLNPELNSVTSGQRHRPTTTPQKPPTPHKKHARTDI; from the coding sequence ATGAGCATGCGGGAACTGGACCGCTGCAGGGTCATCCAGGCCGTCGTCGAAGACGGTCTGATGGTCTGGCGCGCCGCGGAGAGGCTCGGCATTTCGAAGCGCCAGGTCGAGCGGCTGATGCACCAGTACCGGCAGGACGGTCCCCAGGGCCTCGTCTCCCGTAAATGGGGACAGCCAGGCCACAATCAGTTGCCGCCCGGCCTCGAATCCCGTGCCCGCGGCCTGATCCGCGACAGCTACGCCGACTTCGGCCCGACCCTGGCGTGCGAGAAGCTGCGCGAGCGCCATGGCATCGAGATCTCGCCGGCATGCGTGCGCCGGATCATGATCGACGCCGGTTTCTGGGTGCCGAGGAAGCTGCGCCCGCCCAAGGTGCACCAGCCGCGCAATCGCCGCGCGTGCCTGGGCGAGCTGGTCCAGATCGACGGCAGCGACCACGCCTGGTTCGAGGACCGGGCGCCGGCGTGCACGTTGCTGGTCTATGTCGACGACGCCACCGGGCGGCTGATGCAACTGCGGTTCGTGCCAACGGAATCGACGCAAGCGTATTTCACCGGCACGCGCGCCTATGTCGAGCGTCACGGCAAGCCGATGGCGTTCTACAGCGACAAGGCCGGCATCTTCCGCGTCAACGCCAAAGACAGCGCCGAAGGCCGCGGCTACACCCAGTTCGGGCGCGCGCTGTTCGAACTCAACATCGACATCCTGTGCGCCAATTCGAGCCCGGCCAAGGGCCGGGTCGAGCGGATGAACGGCACGCTGCAGGACCGGCTGGTCAAGGAGCTGCGGCTGCGCGGGATCTCCAGCATGGACGCCGCCAACGCCTTTGCGCCGCATTTCATGGCCGACTTCAACGCGCGCTTTGCCAAGGTGCCCAAGCGCGACTTCGATGCGCACCGGCCGTTGCGCGGCGACGAGGACCTGGCGCGGATCTTCAGCTGGCGCGAGTGGCGCAAGGTGTCCCGGAGCCTCACACTGCAGTACGACAAGGTGATGTACCTGCTCGAGGACCGGCCCGAGCACCGGCGCCTGATCCACCGCTATGTCGAGGTCGCCGAGTACCCGGACGGGCGCATCGAGTTGTGGGCCGACGGCGCTGCCCTGCCCTACACCACCTACGACCGGCTCGGCGAGATCGACCAGGGCGCGATCGTCGAGCACAAGCGGCTGGGGCACGTGCTGGCCGTCACGGCGCAGGTGCAGGCGCAGCGCGACAGCCGCCAGCAGGCGGGACCGTCGCGCACGCTGGTGGGCGAGCCACCGCGCCGCCAGCGGCCATCGCCGAGCACCAAGCGCCAGCGGCTGATCAACCGGCTCGATCTGGAGCGCGCGCTGGCGGCAGCCCCGCTGCAGCGGAACGCGGACCTTTTAACTTTGCCCATGGTGAATCCACCGCTCAACCCTGAGCTGAACTCAGTCACTTCAGGCCAGCGCCACCGCCCCACCACCACCCCGCAAAAGCCTCCAACCCCGCACAAAAAGCACGCCCGCACCGACATTTGA
- a CDS encoding sensor histidine kinase has product MRLADFILRDMKQILAEWEAFSATQLPAARSRDSLALRDHAPQILQAIAKDLSTPQTSEAQREKSLGRAPKVPGAPETAAQIHAVIRARGGFNINQLVAEYRALRASVLRLWTGEFELIAADLDDVMRFNEAIDQAVAESVEFFNAEVEQSRNLLLGMLGHDLRSPLQTIQMTASYLAALNAGEKVSEAAGRLIRSGASMNSLLDDLCDFNRTKLGLGIDVAPNDVDLANVVGDTVDQLRAAHPDRCIDVELKGSVQGVWDGLRLQQLLSNLVLNAIRYGAPNSPVRIVVTGDEAEVHLEVVNSGPAIDQLTLERIFDPLSRGPDQEYKHADGLGLGLYIASEIAKAHHGSIDARSDQAETAFEVRLPRRA; this is encoded by the coding sequence ATGCGTCTAGCTGACTTTATCTTGCGGGATATGAAGCAGATTCTGGCAGAGTGGGAGGCATTTTCTGCGACCCAGCTACCTGCTGCAAGGAGCCGGGATTCTCTGGCCCTGCGCGACCACGCGCCGCAGATCCTGCAAGCCATCGCTAAGGATTTGTCGACCCCGCAAACGAGCGAGGCGCAACGCGAAAAATCGTTGGGGCGAGCGCCCAAGGTGCCTGGCGCGCCGGAGACTGCGGCACAAATACACGCCGTCATTCGGGCACGCGGGGGATTCAATATCAATCAGTTGGTCGCTGAGTACCGGGCCCTGCGCGCCAGCGTGCTGCGTTTGTGGACGGGCGAATTTGAGTTGATCGCCGCGGATCTGGATGATGTGATGCGATTCAACGAGGCGATCGATCAAGCGGTCGCCGAATCAGTGGAGTTTTTCAATGCGGAGGTAGAGCAGTCTCGCAATCTGTTGCTGGGGATGCTTGGGCACGATTTGCGCAGTCCCCTGCAGACCATCCAGATGACTGCCTCATATCTGGCCGCGCTGAACGCCGGGGAGAAGGTGTCGGAAGCAGCAGGCCGACTAATTCGGAGCGGTGCCAGCATGAATTCTCTTCTGGATGATCTGTGCGATTTCAACCGAACGAAACTTGGCTTGGGTATTGACGTCGCGCCCAATGACGTCGATCTGGCTAACGTGGTTGGCGATACCGTGGACCAGTTGCGCGCAGCGCATCCGGACCGTTGCATCGATGTTGAGTTGAAGGGGAGCGTACAGGGTGTTTGGGACGGTTTGCGCCTGCAGCAACTGCTTTCTAACCTCGTCCTGAATGCGATCAGGTACGGCGCGCCGAACAGTCCGGTCCGCATTGTAGTAACCGGTGATGAGGCGGAAGTCCATCTCGAGGTTGTGAACAGCGGCCCCGCCATTGACCAGTTGACGCTGGAGCGGATCTTCGACCCGCTGAGCCGAGGCCCAGACCAGGAATACAAACACGCGGACGGCCTCGGGCTCGGGTTGTATATCGCGAGCGAAATTGCCAAAGCCCATCACGGGTCAATCGACGCCCGGTCCGACCAGGCAGAGACAGCGTTTGAGGTGCGTCTGCCGCGTCGCGCATAG
- a CDS encoding Hsp20/alpha crystallin family protein, giving the protein MSEVKQVVAQPQGAVAQAQDEKAAPAVTLLPPVDIVEDAGGVTLWADLPGVTRDQLEVSVHDGNLHIEAQAIVSMPSGLRVQHAEIRQPRFARAFSLSPDLDSTKIEANLQDGVLRLTIPRREAARPRRIDVSVS; this is encoded by the coding sequence ATGTCAGAGGTGAAACAAGTCGTTGCACAGCCTCAAGGTGCTGTCGCACAAGCCCAGGATGAAAAGGCGGCACCTGCCGTCACGTTGCTCCCGCCGGTCGATATCGTCGAGGATGCGGGCGGCGTTACCTTGTGGGCGGACCTGCCTGGTGTGACCCGCGACCAGCTGGAAGTCAGCGTCCATGACGGGAACCTTCATATCGAGGCGCAGGCAATCGTATCGATGCCCTCGGGCCTGCGGGTACAACACGCTGAAATCCGGCAGCCGCGTTTCGCGAGAGCGTTCTCGCTGAGCCCCGATCTCGATTCGACGAAGATCGAGGCGAATCTGCAGGACGGCGTGCTGAGGCTGACGATTCCACGCCGTGAGGCCGCGCGTCCGCGACGCATCGACGTCAGTGTTTCCTGA
- a CDS encoding Hsp20/alpha crystallin family protein → MSHVVFGADLFSELDRLQRQMADVFGGFPSSIRSGRFGAFPPVNIGSTDDTIEIVAFAPGLKRENLEVSIDKGLLTISGERGPSCTDDSPDSKRYARERFVGSFRRVIELPQSADPDKVQARYANGCLSISVGKREASKARAITVQ, encoded by the coding sequence ATGAGTCACGTAGTTTTCGGTGCCGATCTCTTCAGTGAACTCGACCGCCTGCAAAGGCAGATGGCGGACGTGTTTGGCGGCTTCCCCTCCAGTATCCGCTCCGGGCGCTTCGGCGCTTTCCCGCCGGTGAATATCGGGTCGACGGACGACACCATCGAGATCGTTGCGTTCGCGCCCGGGCTGAAACGGGAAAACCTTGAGGTCTCTATCGACAAGGGGCTACTGACGATCAGTGGGGAGCGCGGTCCTTCCTGTACGGACGACTCGCCGGATAGCAAGCGCTATGCGCGTGAGCGCTTCGTTGGCTCATTCAGGCGCGTCATCGAGCTGCCGCAAAGCGCCGACCCTGACAAGGTTCAGGCCCGCTACGCGAACGGCTGCCTGTCGATTAGCGTGGGCAAGAGGGAAGCGTCCAAGGCGCGCGCGATTACCGTCCAGTGA